From one Gossypium hirsutum isolate 1008001.06 chromosome D08, Gossypium_hirsutum_v2.1, whole genome shotgun sequence genomic stretch:
- the LOC121219995 gene encoding transcription factor WER: MEENKREKKTEGKRGLWKAEEDLILKNYVETHGEGNWAKVSKLLGLKRGGKSCRLRWKNYLRPNIKRGAMSKEEEDLIIRMHNLLGNRWSLIAGRLPGRTDNEVKNYWNTHLNKKTSVLGKRKGKAIDESNHQSIPNHQNNTNTNIAIENQGGEEPIAPPPAELPMISSPKTTTDDEGSMGLLKVDGLTDNTWMERAVRCFDYDYDNNYEIETPLMMMNKNLNYAHMVFDEEPFTPCLDSFVLFEAFGTDSDLGKTQSFLP; the protein is encoded by the exons ATGGAAGAGaataagagagaaaagaaaacagaGGGCAAAAGAGGGTTATGGAAAGCTGAAGAAGACTTGATTTTGAAGAACTATGTGGAAACTCATGGTGAAGGCAATTGGGCCAAAGTTTCCAAGTTATTGG GGTTGAAGAGAGGAGGGAAAAGTTGCAGGTTGAGATGGAAGAATTACCTAAGACCAAATATAAAAAGAGGTGCAATGTCTAAGGAAGAAGAAGACCTTATTATTCGTATGCATAACCTTCTTGGTAACcg ATGGTCATTAATAGCTGGGAGATTGCCTGGTCGAACTGATAATGAAGTGAAGAACTATTGGAATACCCATTTGAACAAGAAAACCAGTGTTTTAGGCAAAAGAAAAGGCAAAGCCATTGATGAATCCAACCATCAATCTATTCCCAATCATCAAAACAACACCAATACCAACATTGCAATCGAGAATCAAGGCGGCGAAGAACCAATAGCGCCACCGCCGGCCGAGCTGCCAATGATTTCGAGTCCGAAAACGACGACGGACGATGAAGGATCGATGGGTTTGTTGAAGGTCGATGGGTTAACTGATAATACATGGATGGAACGTGCGGTTCGTTGCTttgattatgattatgataataattatgaaattgaaactCCATTGATGATGATGAACAAGAACCTTAATTATGCACATATGGTGTTCGACGAAGAGCCTTTTACGCCTTGTTTGGATTCTTTCGTTCTTTTTGAAGCATTCGGGACggattctgatttgggaaaaacCCAATCGTTCTTGCCTTAG